The segment GGTTCGAGAAAAGTAGCGCAGACTTCCAGTCTGCCTCCGTGCCTCAACCCAGCCGAGTAAACCAGCCGCCCCGAGCAGACTGGAAGTCTGCGCTACTTTTTTCGATCCCGGACGACACGGCGGTCGTCCCTCCGACATCGCGCTCCCACTCGTTCACTCCGCTAAGTCGGCCTCCGCCCCGTCCTCCGTCTGGCCAACGCAGTTCCCCAACACCGCAGCTCGACGGACGGCTGGCGTTGCGCGAGGTTGGGCGCATGGCTCAAAACGATTTTTCCGACGGTAAGCGGGATCGCGTGGACGGGAATGACGTTAAGCCCGTGCCCTCGCCCGCGCGTTCCACCGGTGGCGGCTGGCGGCTGGAGCATTCGTATGCGCTCTTGCCTGCCGCGTTCAGGACCGAGGTGCTACCGTCCACCGTGCACGCCCCGCAGCTCGCCTTGTTTAACCACCGGCTGGCGCGGGAGCTGGGGCTGGATGCGGACGTGCTGGCCGGAGCGGAAGGCGCGGCTGTGTTTGCGGGCAATCAACTGCCGCCGGGGGCCAAGCCGCTCGCGCAGGCTTATTCAGGCCACCAATACGGGCACTTCACCACGTTGGGCGACGGGCGCGCCATTCTGCTGGGCGAACAGATCACACCGACGGGCGCGCGCTACGACATTCAGCTCAAGGGCGCGGGGCCGACGCCGTTTTCACGGCGGGGAGATGGGCGGGCAGCGCTCGGGCCGATGTTGCGCGAATACATTATTAGCGAGGCGATGTCGGCGCTGGGAATACCGACTACCCGCAGCCTCGCGGTGGCCGCCACGGGCGAGCCGGTGTGGCGGCCCGACGCGCGTCCCGGCGCGGTTCTAACGCGAGTGGCGGCCAGCCACATCCGCGTGGGCACCTTTGCAGGGGCCGCGGCGCGCGGAAATACGGGCGAGTTGCGCGCGTTGGTCGATTACACGATTGCCCGGCATTACCCGAAGCTTCTGGAGGCGCCTAATCCTGCACTGGCGCTGCTTGAAGCCGTGGTGGAACGCCAAGCCGCGCTGGTGGCGCGCTGGATGCTCGTGGGCTTTGTGCACGGGGTGCTGAACACCGACAACGTGGCGCTTTCAGGCGAGACGATCGACTACGGCCCTTGCGCGTTTATCGACGCCTATGACCCGGCAACCGTGTTCAGCTCGATCGACCGGCACGGGCGCTACGCCTATGGCAACCAGCCGAAAATCACCCACTGGAACGTTACGCGGCTGGCCGAGGCTTTGCTCACGGAGCTGCACGAAGACGCGGACACCGCCGTGGCGCTGGCGCAAGAGGCGCTGGGGCGTTTTGAAGACCATTATCAAACCCACTGGCTGACGGGCATGCGGGGAAAATTGGGGCTGTTCAACGCTGAGGCCGAAGACACGGCGCTGGCGGAGGATTTGTTAACGTGGATGCACACGACGAAGGCCGACTTCACCAACACCTTCGCCGCCCTCAGCGACGGCACCGGGGCGAGTGGGATCGGCATCAGCGGAGCGGATACGCAGTTAACCGGCTGGTTGGGACGTTGGCGGCAGCGCCTGGCGCGGCAGGCACAAACCGAGGCCGAGTCGCTGCAGCTGCGGCAGGCGCACAACCCGGCGGTGATTGCGCGTAATCATCGTGTCGAGGCGGCGCTGGCTGCGGCCGAACAAGGCGATTTCGGCGTGTTGGAACGACTCCTCGCGGACTTGGCCTCGCCCTATGATCACACGCGGACCGATCCACAGGCCCGCGAACCCGCGCCGCCTGGCGGGTCGGAGTACCGCACGTTTTGCGGAACCTGAGCCGGCTTATGCTAATAAGCTTATGAGTGGAGCTTTACGGCATCCTCGAGCTCACGCTCAAGGCCACACGCTTTGCGAACACACGCGCCTTGCGAACACACGCTTCGCGAAACACCCTCGTGGCCTTGAGCGTGAGCTCAGGGTGTTTACCCAACAGTTCCGCTTCCCCGGGGAACTTGCTGAGTTCAGCTCATCGTGGAGGCGAATGGGCATTACGGCGCTATTGCCCCCCAAAGCGCCCCGGGCCGCCCCCCTCAAACTGCACAGTCTTGATTTTTCTAAAAGCCCGCTAAAGTTAGCGGGCTTTTCCTTTTTCCCTCATTTAACCTCTTCGCTCTATGTCTACCGCTACGCCGCAAAAATTCGAGTTCCAGGCTGAGATCAAGCAGCTCCTCGATATCGTCATTCACTCGCTTTACACGGAGAAGGAAATCTTCGTGCGCGAACTGGTTTCCAACGCTTCCGACGCGATTGAGAAGTTCCGCCACCTCCAGCTCACCGAGAAGGATGTCGCCGACGACCAGCTCGCCCTGGAGATCAATCTCACCACCGACGACACCGCCAAAACCCTCACGCTGCAGGACGCCGGCCTCGGCATGACCCGCGCCGAGTTGATCGAAAACCTCGGCACCATCGCTCACTCCGGCTCCAAGGCGTTTCTCAAAGCCCTCAGCGAGGGCGGCCAGAAAAACACCAACTTGATCGGCCAGTTTGGCGTTGGTTTCTACTCGGCGTTCATGGTCGCGAAGACGGTAAAAGTTTACTCCCGCTCGTGGAAAAAGGACGAGCCCGCCCACGTATGGACCAGCGACGGCTCCGGCAGCTACGAGATCGAGGAAGTCGCCGACCAACAGCGCGGCACCAAGATCGTCATCGAGCTCAAGGACGACTGCGGCGAATTCGCCACCGAAGGCCGCATCAAGGAAATCCTCGAGCGCTACAGCGCCTTCGTGTCGTTCCCGGTTAATCTCGGCGGCAAGTTGATTAACACCGTTCAGGCCCTGTGGCTGCGCAGCAAGAGCGAGATCACCGACGAGCAGTACACCGAGTTTTATAAATTCCAGGCCCACGCCTACGACGAGCCCCGCCTGCGCCTGCATTTTTCCGCCGACGCCCCGCTGCAGATCAACGCCCTGCTATTCGTACCCAAGGACAACACCGAAAAGTTCGGCATGGCCCGCCTGGAGCCGTCCGTCTCGCTGTTCTGCCGCAAGGTGCTGATCGATTCCAAGCCCAAGGACCTGCTGCCTGAGTGGCTGCGTTTCCTCAAGGGCGTGGTCGATAGCGAGGACCTCCCGCTCAACATCTCGCGCGAAACCATGCAGGACCGCGCCTTGGTCGAGAAGTTAAACAAGGTCATCACCAAGCGCTTCATCAAGTTCCTCTCCGAGGAAGCCAAGAACCGCACCGAGGCATACAACGAGTTCTACGCCGAATTCGGCGTGTTCCTCAAAGAAGGCGCCGCCCTCGATTACACCCACAAAGACGAGATCGTTAAACTGCTCCGCTTCGAGTCATCCCTCACCGAGAAGGGTAAAATCACCTCTCTGGCCGAGTACGTGACGCGCATGGGCACCGAGCAGAAGGAAATCTATTTCCTGATGGGCCCGAACCGCGCCGCCATCGAGAGCGGCCCGTACCTGGAAGGTTTTAAAGCCCGTAATCTCGAAGTGCTGTTCTGCTACGAGGCGGTGGACGAGTACGTGATGAGCAACGTGCGTGAGTTCGACGGCAAGAAGCTGGTCGCCGCCGACCACGCCGACGTTAAGTTGGCCGACG is part of the Opitutus sp. genome and harbors:
- the htpG gene encoding molecular chaperone HtpG, whose amino-acid sequence is MSTATPQKFEFQAEIKQLLDIVIHSLYTEKEIFVRELVSNASDAIEKFRHLQLTEKDVADDQLALEINLTTDDTAKTLTLQDAGLGMTRAELIENLGTIAHSGSKAFLKALSEGGQKNTNLIGQFGVGFYSAFMVAKTVKVYSRSWKKDEPAHVWTSDGSGSYEIEEVADQQRGTKIVIELKDDCGEFATEGRIKEILERYSAFVSFPVNLGGKLINTVQALWLRSKSEITDEQYTEFYKFQAHAYDEPRLRLHFSADAPLQINALLFVPKDNTEKFGMARLEPSVSLFCRKVLIDSKPKDLLPEWLRFLKGVVDSEDLPLNISRETMQDRALVEKLNKVITKRFIKFLSEEAKNRTEAYNEFYAEFGVFLKEGAALDYTHKDEIVKLLRFESSLTEKGKITSLAEYVTRMGTEQKEIYFLMGPNRAAIESGPYLEGFKARNLEVLFCYEAVDEYVMSNVREFDGKKLVAADHADVKLADAPKPPAAEGDLSENDAKALAEWLKTTLGDRVGEVKASDRLVDSPALAVNADKFMSPQMRRMMKAMNKDGAEAPVKVNLEINPRSAVIKHLSITRTAAPEKAALIAEQILDNSLISAGLFEDPSKMVARLYKLLETV
- a CDS encoding YdiU family protein, translating into MAQNDFSDGKRDRVDGNDVKPVPSPARSTGGGWRLEHSYALLPAAFRTEVLPSTVHAPQLALFNHRLARELGLDADVLAGAEGAAVFAGNQLPPGAKPLAQAYSGHQYGHFTTLGDGRAILLGEQITPTGARYDIQLKGAGPTPFSRRGDGRAALGPMLREYIISEAMSALGIPTTRSLAVAATGEPVWRPDARPGAVLTRVAASHIRVGTFAGAAARGNTGELRALVDYTIARHYPKLLEAPNPALALLEAVVERQAALVARWMLVGFVHGVLNTDNVALSGETIDYGPCAFIDAYDPATVFSSIDRHGRYAYGNQPKITHWNVTRLAEALLTELHEDADTAVALAQEALGRFEDHYQTHWLTGMRGKLGLFNAEAEDTALAEDLLTWMHTTKADFTNTFAALSDGTGASGIGISGADTQLTGWLGRWRQRLARQAQTEAESLQLRQAHNPAVIARNHRVEAALAAAEQGDFGVLERLLADLASPYDHTRTDPQAREPAPPGGSEYRTFCGT